Genomic window (Sulfurovum sp. NBC37-1):
AAATGCTCCAGCAGGCAGGAAAGATCGTCATTTTTCACAGCAAGTACCGTTCTGCCATGACCGAGGAGACGGACAATGCAACCGTTCCCTACTATAATGAACTCGCCTCAGCCGATTTCATTATTGAAAGTCAGGATGAAGAACTCAAAGAAAAATTCGAAACGATCAAGAAACGGATCAAAACACAGAGGGAAGCAGAGCAGTCATGATATCCACGGTTAGATCACTGCCGAATTCCCCCGGTGTCTATCAGTATTTTGACGACAAGGATAAGCTGCTCTATGTCGGAAAAGCCAAAAGCCTCAAGAACCGCATTAAGAGCTACTGGCGTTTTACACCGACATTCATTCCAAACCCCGGCCAGAGTCCCCGCATCATCAAAATGCTGCATGAAGCCGTACGCCTTGATTATATCATCGTAGAAAGTGAAGAGGATGCCCTGATCCTGGAGAATTCTCTGATCAAACAGCTCAAACCCAAATACAACATCCTGCTTCGCGACGACAAAACCTATCCCTACATCTATATTGACGAATCAGAGGCCTATCCCCGTTTTGAAATCACCCGAAAAGTGGTCAAAGGCAAAGACATCACCTACTACGGTCCCTTCCCAAGCGGTGGCAGAGCCCTGCTCGACGCCCTCTACGAAGTCTTTCCGCTTGTACAGAAAAAATCCTGCCTTCGGGAGGGGAAAGCCTGCCTCTTCTACCAGATCAAAAAGTGCCTGGCTCCCTGTGAAGGCAAAGTCTCGAAGGATGCCTATGCCGAGATCGTTAAAGAAGCAAAACAGGCGATCACCAAACGCAGTATACTTACTAAAACACTGCAGGAGAAGATGCAAAAACTTGCCGTACAGGAGCGCTTTGAAGAAGCTGCCGCCCTGCGCGACAGTATAGAAGCAATCTCTTCCCTGCACATCTCCTCGAATATCGATCTTGCCAATCAGATGGATCTGGATATCTTTGCCATCCTCAACGGTGACGAACGTGGGGTCATTGTCAAGCTCTTCATGCGCAACGGAAAGATCATCTCGAGTGCCTACAGCTACTTCAGGCATACGCATATTTTTGACTGCAACGAGGCATACAGACAGGCACTGCTGGAATTTTACACCATCGACACTCCCTATGTCAGCAAAGAGATACTTACCGCACACCACTTTGAAGATGCCCTCCAGGTCGCCCGGACGCTCAGCAGCCGTTTTGAAAAAAAGATCAGTATTGAAACACCGCAGAGAGGTCCCAAGGCAAAACTGGCAAAACTGGCCCTCCAGAACTGTAAGGAACTCTTGAAGAAAAAAGACAATGACACGATCATGGAACAAAAGATAGCCGATCTGCTGGAACTCTCAACCATCCCATACCGCGTTGAGAGCTTTGACAATTCCCATATGATGGGTGCCGCTACGGTAGGAGGAATGGTTGTATGGGATGAAGGAAAATGGGACAAACACTCCTACAGGCGCTACGAACTGCATGCACGGGATGAATATGGCCAGATGAAAGAGATGCTCACTCGGCGCATAGCCGACTTCAAGACACAGCCTGCTCCGGATCTATGGATACTCGACGGGGGACAGGCCAACCTCAATCTTGCACTCTCCCTCCTCAAAGACGCACAGATAAACCTGGATGTCATCGCCATCGCCAAAGAAAAACTCGATGCCAAGGCCCATCGTGCCAAAGGGGCAGCCAAAGACATTCTTTACACGGCAGCCAGAATTATCGAACTCAAACCCAACGACAAACGCCTGCACTGGATCCAGCGACAGCGTGACGAGGCACACCGCTATGCCATTGCCTACCACCAGAACAAAAAGCGCAAAGAAGATACACAGGTCTCACTTCTAAACAAAAAAGGGATCGGCAAGGCAACCGTGAAGAAACTCATAGATTATTTCGGTACATTCGACGCGATTGAAAGTGCCACTGCGGAAGAGATAGAGAAAGTTACAAATAAGAAAATTTCCCATATTATCAAAAATAATAATAGTGAAATGTGACCCATTTAATATTTTTTACTAAAAAAACCTTCTTTTCATGACATTTTCAGATTAAATGTTATAAAGTCTTGTTATGGATTTTAGTAATCTCTGTGCAGATGCTGCTTGAGTGAAGGGAGGAAGATTTATGACAAGACCTGATCCTGTAGATCAAGAATATGAATTTGAAAAAGGTTTGATTGTAAGCTCCACGGACCTCAAAGGTATCATCACTTATGCCAACCGTACATTCTGCAACATTGCCGGCTACACCAAACAGGAACTGACTGGAAAAAACCATAATATCGTCCGGCACCCGGACATGCCCAAAGCTGCTTTCAAAGAGTTATGGGAGACGATAAAAGTGGGAAAAGAGTGGACAGGTATCGTTAAAAATATCAGGAAAGACGGTAAATACTACTGGGTCTATTCACATATTACACCTATCATGGACAAGGAAGGTAAGATCATAGGATATACAGCTGCAAGAAAACCTGCAACCACTGCTGAAATTGATGAGGTCGTTCCAGTCTATAAAGCACTAATCGAAGAAGAAAACAAGTAAATAAGGAGTTGTTCATAACATGTACTACATAACAAACCAAAACGGTCAAATCATCGCTGCAAGTAATGATCTGTTAATTTCACTGGAAGTTAAAAGTATCGATATACTTTACAAACAGATTGCACTCGATGCCATTGAACTTATACCTGACTCTGACAGTATCACTATCAAAACCCCTCTTAATGAAATACACTATAAGATGGAAAAAGAAACTCTTTCGAGTATCCTTGGTACAATGACCTTGATTCATATTACAACTGAGTCATCTACCAAAAACACATTAGAAGAAGAGATCCTTTCAGTTGACAAAGAGATACCAAAGGATGATTCTTTACTACTTGATGATGAAGTACTTTTCGATGTTAAAGAAGAACCGGAAGAAGAAAAAAGCGAAATTACCTCTAAAGCTGAAACAACTGTAGAAGATCTTGAAAATGAAGTACTTTTCGGTGTTAAAGAAGAATCTGAAGAAGAAAAAAGCGAAATTACCTCTAAAGCTGAAACAGTAGAGGATCATGATGAGCTCTTCGATCTCATTCTACCAAGTAAAACAGAAGAGACAATCAACAAAATAGATAATCCAGAGGTTTCAGAAAAAACTTCTGAACCTATTTATATAGATGTAGACAAGATCTCTCAAAGTATAGGTATATCTTCAGATGATTATAATACCTTCCTTACAGAATATATCGATACGGCTCTCTCTTTGGAAAAAGATCTTAGAAGTGATGAGAAGAATAAACGTACAGCAGCATCACATACTCTTTTTCATCTCTCCAATGTATTACGTCTCCCTATAGTGACAGATATCATCGAACAACTTAAGTATACTGAGGCTGAAGATAGTGAAAGTATTATCCAGGATTATTACAATACACTAAGTAGACTGACTATAGTCATACCTGAAACAGAGACTGCAGAGACAAAAGTATCTGTAGCCAGGGAAGAGAGCAAACCTGAACACCTTAAGAGCTTTGGAACCATCGATCTCTCAGATGTTAAGCCGGTCCATTTTGACTTCCAGGTAGGAGAGGCGGCCAATGAGCTTAGTCTTCCCGCAGAACTTATCGAAGAATTCATTCATGATTTCATTAAGCAGGCACACGAAGAGACAGACAAAATGCTTAAAGCATATGAAAAAGGTGACCTGGAGACTATTCAGAAAATCGGACACCTGCTCAAAGGTACAGCAAGTAACCTGCGTATCAATCCACTTGCAGATACCCTCTATGAAATACAGTTCTGTAACGACAGCAGCCAACTTGAACAACTGATCAAAGAGTATTGGGCACACTTTCTTGCTTTTGAAACCCAATTCAAGCTTACTTCAAATAAAGGAAATTAAACAATGACTATACGTAACAGACTAAAACTCGTGGCGATGGTACCTATTATACTGCTCCTCCTGCTTTCTAGTTATTTCTTTATAACTTCATATATAAACTTTGAGAAGGCAAATACTCTCAAAACTGTGCTGACAAACAATGCCATACTTGGAAAATCACTGACTGCCGTCGGTAAAGAACGTGGCCTCTCCGCTCTCTATATGGGAAGCGAAAGACAGGAATTCGGTGAGCCGCTTACCAAACAGCAAAAAAGTACGGATGCCATTTTTGCCGAACTCAAGCGTTCTCTTAAAACTTCCGATACGACATACCTTCCTTTTATCCTTGATCTGGCAGGCGAAGGAAAGTTGCTTGATTCTCAAAAATATCAAAAACTGCTTAACAACCTTCCTGCCATCTCCAAGATCAGGAAAGAAGCAGATACCCAGGGAAGTGATTTCAAAAAAGTATTTTTCGACGGCTATACCAAAACACTGACAAGCCCGATCTATTCAAACCTTATCCAGATCAAGAACTTTTCCCTTGACAATGAGATCTCATCACTGATCTCTACATTGACACAGATCTATACGGTGAAGGAAAATGCCGGTCTGGAAAGAGGATTCGTTTCCTACTACATGACCAAAAAAGCCTCTATGTCCTTTGAAGAGATCGCTCTTTGGGATAACTTCAAGACAAAAGCGAATATCTTTGATATCAATGAAATCACCGATCCTCAGCTGAAAAAAGAGGTCTCCTCCATCCTCAATGCACCTAAAGCGAAAGAGGTCCTGACCGAACTGGCCCAGACATCTTCCGCCATCCAGACCGATGTCGATAATGGTGACTATGCAGAAGAGCCTATTGACTGGTTCAGACTGCAAACACAGAAAATCTCACTATTCACAAAAGTAGAACTTATCGTTTCAAGTGCCCTGTGGAAAAAAAGTGAGGCTTATCTGAAAGAACAGTTGACACTCCTCGCCATTGCTACTACGATCCTGTTATTGAGTTTGATCCTCGCTTATCTCGGCTTCTCAACTACCCGCGATATTACCAGAAATATTGAAGAGCTTGAAGACGTATTGAATAAAGCGGTCGATGAGATGAAGAGCAGTGAACACTATCTTGCATCCGATACTGCTTACATCGAGAACATCAACCTCGATACCCACGAAGGAACAAAAGAAGCCTACCGTTTCCTTGAAACACTGGTCGAAACAGCCAAGGAAGATAAACTTATAGCCCTCCAGGCCAATGAAGCCAAGTCACTCTTCCTGGCCAACATGTCTCACGAGATCCGTACGCCGCTCAATGGTATCGTCGGATTTACCGAGATCCTCAGAAGTACCGACCTCAATGACGAGCAAAGAGAATTCCTGTCCATTATTGACAAAAGTTCAGAAAATCTTCTGAGTATTATCAACAATATTCTTGACCTCTCCAAGATTGAAAGCAACAATATCGAGATCGAGAATGTCGTATTCGATGCAGCTGAAGAGTTTGAAAGTGCTGTTGAGACATATGCGGTCGGTGCTGCAGAGAAAAACATCGACCTTAACTTCTATATGGATCCAACCATCAATCCGAAACTCAAAGGGGATCCAACTAAGATTAAGGAGATCCTGATCAACCTTCTGAGTAACGCGATCAAATTTACCAGTTATGGCGGAGAGGTCAATCTCGAGATCCATCAGGTACAGGATGAAGACGACAGAATGCCACGCATCAAGTTCTCCGTGCAGGACAATGGTATCGGTATGACACAGGATCAGCAGGAGCGTATCTTCGATGCCTTCTCTCAGGCAGATGTTTCGGTTACACGTAAATACGGTGGTACAGGTCTGGGGCTGACCATTTCAAGCCAGTTCGTCGAACTCATGGGTGGTAAACTTGAACTTGAGAGTGCCAAAGACCAGGGAACGACTTTCTTCTTCACTATCCCGTTCGAAGAAGTCATCTCAACTGAAACGAACTATGCACATGCCTTTACGGACATGATCATCGGCAAATACCAGCAGGAGATCCCAACCAAACTCGATACTTATCTTGCATCATACTTCAAATATTTCGGTCCGGAAGTCAAACCCTTTGAGACGATCGATGAGCTTAGAGACCTCAGTCAGCTCAATGAATGCAAGACCTACTGGATTGATATTGACAAAGCGAAACAGAATATTATTGATGCTGCAGCTAACATAGAGAAATCAAAACTGATCGTTATTGCCAATGTGACAAGCCGTAATAAAATCGAGGCAATGAATGTCGACCAGGGTAATGTTGTCTTTAAACCGGTAACACTTACAAAGCTCAAAGAGCTTCTGATCAAAAGTGCAGAGACGGTACCACAGCTTACAGAGGAAGAACTGCCGTCATATGCAACAATGTTCGATGCCAAGGTCCTGGTAACCGAAGACAATATCATTAACCAGAAGCTGATCAAACGTATTCTTGAAGAACATGGCATCACTGTTGATCTTGCCAACAATGGTCTGGAGTCCTTTGAAAAGAGAAGAAATAACGACTATGACCTTATCTTCATGGATATTCAGATGCCGGTCATGGATGGTATAGAAGCGACCCATGAGATCCTTGACTATGAAGAGGATGAGGAGGTACCTCACGTACCAATCGTAGCCTTGACGGCCAATGCACTTAAAGGAGACAGAGAGAGATTCCTCGGGGAAGGGATGGATGAATATATCACCAAACC
Coding sequences:
- a CDS encoding Hpt domain-containing protein, which produces MYYITNQNGQIIAASNDLLISLEVKSIDILYKQIALDAIELIPDSDSITIKTPLNEIHYKMEKETLSSILGTMTLIHITTESSTKNTLEEEILSVDKEIPKDDSLLLDDEVLFDVKEEPEEEKSEITSKAETTVEDLENEVLFGVKEESEEEKSEITSKAETVEDHDELFDLILPSKTEETINKIDNPEVSEKTSEPIYIDVDKISQSIGISSDDYNTFLTEYIDTALSLEKDLRSDEKNKRTAASHTLFHLSNVLRLPIVTDIIEQLKYTEAEDSESIIQDYYNTLSRLTIVIPETETAETKVSVAREESKPEHLKSFGTIDLSDVKPVHFDFQVGEAANELSLPAELIEEFIHDFIKQAHEETDKMLKAYEKGDLETIQKIGHLLKGTASNLRINPLADTLYEIQFCNDSSQLEQLIKEYWAHFLAFETQFKLTSNKGN
- a CDS encoding PAS domain-containing protein, translating into MTRPDPVDQEYEFEKGLIVSSTDLKGIITYANRTFCNIAGYTKQELTGKNHNIVRHPDMPKAAFKELWETIKVGKEWTGIVKNIRKDGKYYWVYSHITPIMDKEGKIIGYTAARKPATTAEIDEVVPVYKALIEEENK
- the uvrC gene encoding excinuclease ABC subunit UvrC, with product MISTVRSLPNSPGVYQYFDDKDKLLYVGKAKSLKNRIKSYWRFTPTFIPNPGQSPRIIKMLHEAVRLDYIIVESEEDALILENSLIKQLKPKYNILLRDDKTYPYIYIDESEAYPRFEITRKVVKGKDITYYGPFPSGGRALLDALYEVFPLVQKKSCLREGKACLFYQIKKCLAPCEGKVSKDAYAEIVKEAKQAITKRSILTKTLQEKMQKLAVQERFEEAAALRDSIEAISSLHISSNIDLANQMDLDIFAILNGDERGVIVKLFMRNGKIISSAYSYFRHTHIFDCNEAYRQALLEFYTIDTPYVSKEILTAHHFEDALQVARTLSSRFEKKISIETPQRGPKAKLAKLALQNCKELLKKKDNDTIMEQKIADLLELSTIPYRVESFDNSHMMGAATVGGMVVWDEGKWDKHSYRRYELHARDEYGQMKEMLTRRIADFKTQPAPDLWILDGGQANLNLALSLLKDAQINLDVIAIAKEKLDAKAHRAKGAAKDILYTAARIIELKPNDKRLHWIQRQRDEAHRYAIAYHQNKKRKEDTQVSLLNKKGIGKATVKKLIDYFGTFDAIESATAEEIEKVTNKKISHIIKNNNSEM
- a CDS encoding ATP-binding protein encodes the protein MTIRNRLKLVAMVPIILLLLLSSYFFITSYINFEKANTLKTVLTNNAILGKSLTAVGKERGLSALYMGSERQEFGEPLTKQQKSTDAIFAELKRSLKTSDTTYLPFILDLAGEGKLLDSQKYQKLLNNLPAISKIRKEADTQGSDFKKVFFDGYTKTLTSPIYSNLIQIKNFSLDNEISSLISTLTQIYTVKENAGLERGFVSYYMTKKASMSFEEIALWDNFKTKANIFDINEITDPQLKKEVSSILNAPKAKEVLTELAQTSSAIQTDVDNGDYAEEPIDWFRLQTQKISLFTKVELIVSSALWKKSEAYLKEQLTLLAIATTILLLSLILAYLGFSTTRDITRNIEELEDVLNKAVDEMKSSEHYLASDTAYIENINLDTHEGTKEAYRFLETLVETAKEDKLIALQANEAKSLFLANMSHEIRTPLNGIVGFTEILRSTDLNDEQREFLSIIDKSSENLLSIINNILDLSKIESNNIEIENVVFDAAEEFESAVETYAVGAAEKNIDLNFYMDPTINPKLKGDPTKIKEILINLLSNAIKFTSYGGEVNLEIHQVQDEDDRMPRIKFSVQDNGIGMTQDQQERIFDAFSQADVSVTRKYGGTGLGLTISSQFVELMGGKLELESAKDQGTTFFFTIPFEEVISTETNYAHAFTDMIIGKYQQEIPTKLDTYLASYFKYFGPEVKPFETIDELRDLSQLNECKTYWIDIDKAKQNIIDAAANIEKSKLIVIANVTSRNKIEAMNVDQGNVVFKPVTLTKLKELLIKSAETVPQLTEEELPSYATMFDAKVLVTEDNIINQKLIKRILEEHGITVDLANNGLESFEKRRNNDYDLIFMDIQMPVMDGIEATHEILDYEEDEEVPHVPIVALTANALKGDRERFLGEGMDEYITKPIETSELLYVLNKFLAGKAKTVTTEEKKEHLEETKAMEETVEKEASLEAVTEAKAEEETITIDDVIALDNMEDEESEAKAEGKSILVAKKFILEKRVLSKVLDNLGYDYKILDDMDALQSEIASGKYDIVFTDEELVDGNISEKNGNLAIITSVNSKEEIKSLIKKHRG